From the genome of Glycine soja cultivar W05 chromosome 14, ASM419377v2, whole genome shotgun sequence:
tattatatcatttttatgtgAAAAATTAATATCTCACGATATTGTATAATTTGGAAACACTGAAGTCCGATACTCCTCTTGAtaagtttatatatacatataagttttgaatttgatcttagaaatatatatttaaaaaaatctaaattagtGAGTTCATTTTACTTCAATAGCAAATGTTGTATTTTTGCCTACGctccaaaataaaaatctagtctcaatcttttttttttttttaaatgattcatAGATTACAGTACTGATTCCCAGTGGGCTGAATCAAGGCCTTCTAAACTGGTTTGAGTTAATTAGGACGGAAGAAGCTCATTTATGTCACATGCGTGAAAGGAAtgatattttggaagaaaattgacTAGCTCATTATTAAAGTATGTTTAGACCTGCCTCTTTAACTAAACTACTAAAGGGATCTGTATCTGGTTTGAAGTGACCGAGAGTAgctttgcaattttattttattttgtacttaaattttgatatgagaataacaaaacttaaaaatatgcATCCAAACACTATGAAAGATTCTCTCCAGCGTCTTTGTTCCAAGGTTTATCAAGTGATTGTAAGTATTTGATtggagattttattttattttttagactaTGTCTATTGGATCACCTTTATAGGTGGTTGATGGTGCACAATTTTTTCAAACTATTAGATCGATCATGTGCTACCTTATTACAATACACCattaatatgatataatttttcaaCCCTCATTTTTCCCTCTCCCATCCACACTTTCACTGCCACTGACAACACATCACTATCACTGCCAAACTCCTCACTCTCTCTAGCAACCCCACCCCGTCAAGTCACCGCATCATGACCTTAGACGTGATAGTTAACCTTTGCCTCAACTTTGATATGGCGTTTGCCCCATTGCCAAGAAAATCGTCGCCCTTGCTCTCAAGCAGCCATTTGCCTCTCCTGCATCTCCTCTTCCTCCACTACTTGCCACCGTTGATCAGGTCTTTTCACACGTCAATCGCACCACGCTATGTGTTACTCACCTTTTAATCAAAAAGAATTTGATGAAGGAACCTACCATTTGATGAAGTAATAAAGCCTACTTGACGTGAGTAAATTGATCAAGTTATTCACACAATCaagattatatttatttgatgcACTATTGTCAATATTAGTATTGAAAAATGACATCTCTCTggcattaattttatataattaagaatgatttaaaggaattaattgatattatctatatcaataaaatgtatctactttttgataatttatCACTTAAAAACTCAAAGTTAATTGTGTTTGGGTTAAAGTAGTTATGGGATGGGTGATCTTTTGAGAAATTTCCTAAAAAGCGTGTGAGTGAGAACAAAGCACACTGAAAAGTCTTGTGTTGATTTGTAAGATAATCATTGATTCTAAAAGCAGTCGAAACAGATTGTTGACATCTTGGAAAGGGCTATCTGCAAAGGGTTTTGATTGGTGGAGAATTCTGACCAACGAGGATATTGAATGAAGTGCCACCACGTGAAGTGACATAGTGTGAGAGTTGTTGAGAAGTCGAAAACCATGAATGTTATAGACTTCGCTATCGAATGCGACTTCTCATGTTCTAGCTCGTCAATGTTGCGTAGATCTAGATCAAAACCCACACCTGTGAATGCACATTTGCGTTGTCATCATTCTACTTGTTATTATCATCCCCTTTGCACTTCTCATCTAGTCTTTCTTGTTATGTATGCTTTCACTCGCTAGGTTTTGTGTGAATGTAATTGTGTCCAAATTGATTGGGATTACTCTTTTTGATGCAACTTATAATTTATGTCTTTGTTGCAATTGCAAGGTTTAGATTGTTGGTGAATTTTGAGGTGCTAGATTTCATGTGTGATATTGTTGGAATCATGATTCTAAATTGCTTGTGTGATAAAGTGTTGTTGACGACGGGTTTATTAATAGCAGGTTCAGCAACGATGGTGGCGTATTCTTAGTAGTAACTATAATTATATGGTACCGATGGTGTTGATGGTGACGTGTTCTTGGCGGTAACTATAATTATATGGGACATGTAAGTGAAATAAGATGATTGAGAAATTATATGGTGCTGATGGTATACTATAATAATGTAGGCACGAGATTGATCTAATGGCTTAAAAAATGGTATATGATGCTTCATAGGTGGTCTACTCTAGATGTcgtctattttttaattataaaaatattattttgtgatctactttaaaaaaatgatatataacaatgaaaaaagtaaaataacatgttcaccatttttatacattttttaaaataaaaatcaaagtgatatttttacaataaaaaaacactttttcttaaattgaaaaatataaataatatttcttaaataaaaatattatttatatgtacatattttatttcctttaagCATCTTAACATTGGattagagaaataaaaattaaagaaaaagaaacttaaagtatttatttttttctccaatttttaattaaatgaaataaaatttaaaaaatatttccttcTCCTTCACTTTTTTCTAAAGTCAAGCACAGTAAGCGTGTAAGTATTAAAATACAATGATataattattcaacaattacataaataaaaatatatactctatgaaaaaaatcaataagggtttatataaatatacacttttctattttattttgtcatctttctttctcacatcatttatttattatccatATTACTCTttgttttcctttcctttttatttcttttacttctttctttgtttttctttcacttCATACACCATAAAAAATATGGTTTACAATTTTGATTTTCCATTTAATAAAATCCGCGGGCATAGATATGTTCTCCAAatatttaattgccaaccaaagcAGAACGCCGCCTTAAGCAATTAGAAGCAAATAGCGAGAAAGATTCTACGAACTTGGACACCACCAAGATTCCACCAACGTCGTTCGTGGCAGTTGGAACTTGGAAGGTAGGTGTCTGGTTATAACTTTGAGACCCACACTAGTCTCTTTATGTACTGctaaaaacaatgttttttttatttccttttaaaatatatataatttacttcTTAATACTTATATTCTCAATTAGATCACTGCTAATTCTTTACATATTTGTATCAAAAGTAATTACATTTACTTTTATGgacatattatattttattgaaataaattttaagtaattattaatagtaaaacttagtcattattttttttcttatcatgtAATAAATTTTCGTCTccctattatttttttctggtTATGTAAGGGTGGAATACATGTATAattgcaattattttttttaatcaattatttagttCCCTACGACACCTTGCAGGACAagtaaactaacaaaattacatAGTCACATTAATTTGATCTTAACTAATTTGAATCATGCAAACAACGTACTATCTTAATTTTATTCACGAGACTCGAAGTGAATATATATGTAGATTAAAAGGAATTTAATTATCtattaattatttctattattttacttgatgaaaatattaatcgaaaaatataaaatttaaaaaataaaaataatatcttcacaatgttttaagttttttttttagtttttgaaaatgataaataataagttaaaGCAAGTAAATCTGCGAAAGGACAATATAATAAGATGGAAAGAGAAATATTCTCATACTGGATTATCATTTGCATACTTAGAAATTTTACCGACTGTTATGTTAACTATTATACGaattttccaacaaaagatGGTCGTGATTAATGATGCACACATacctaaaaaatatacaatagcatataaagaaactttaatTAATGCATAATACTTAACACACGAGGACTTGAGTTTCAATCCCGCTGTCAATTTGAGAATTTTATTACTGAacaatttgtaaaaatatttctataaatGAACCTTAAGACATGCTCTAGCTGTAATGAGTAATGGGTCTTTTTCACCCTCAAGGTAATGTTCTTCCTCAAGCTAAAGTCATCTCTATCCAAGAGTATTAGTTGCACCGTTGATGAACCTTAAAGCTTAACCAATTCCATCCAAACAATCAGGATATTTGCATGCCTATTAGGCACTTGCATTAGGCACACAATGAacttattttattgttgttagCTCAGAGGTTGAATCATCAATTCTGATATTActtgttaaaaatataagaaaaatttaaacaccAAAAAGATTTTATTAGATTTGTAGGCTTTTTCACTTATATATGTAGCTTAACttattcattcttatttttattttcacactCCAACATTAACTATCTATTATCTAATTAGGAACGGTAAAGAGATTAGCTacaatatatcatttttatgttcatattgtGCTCGAGCTCTAAGAAACTTTCTTAATAATACAAGACTTTTGAGTTGGCCTCTTAAATAGCATTCACAGCCTAGTTTAAGTCGAGTCTGGAACAATTATATGATACAATTTGCTCACTTTCAACTTTTTCTTAAATATCTTCCGGATCTATAAATTTTTATCCTCACGGAAGAATAAACGCATCCTgaattgttaataaaataaataagaggtTATGCTATCATGTGATTTATTCCTAAGCTTATTCATGAAGTGGAAAGTTTTTGACGTGTAAACTAAATTAGAAAACGTGTGCATCTGAGAAGGTGCATGAAGGTCCAAGCGTTCAGCACAATTTAGTGATCAGAATCACTGATTGAATAATGTGAAAAAACATCCTAGTAAGACCACTATAGGGACGTCCTCATTTACTTACTTTGCCCTAttacatgcaaagtgagtttggcCTAAAATATGAGTAGCTGATCAATTTGCTAACAATAATAAGAGATGGTTTCTCTTGGTCCTTCTTATTTTAATGCATGTGACTGCAACAACAAAGTAAATTCCACGATGGAGAGGTAAAGATTGAATATAATTATACCGTAGCAGTTATCTGGACTAGGTAATTGACACGTACGAATTAACACGGCAAaggaatttatatttttttacttctacATCATTCACCCACATGTAAAACGAAATTTCAGTGCCATTCCTTACCTAATACGCACACATGTAAAACGAATCAAATTAAACCATATACTATTGTTAATGACACTTTGGCGTCTAGTAATCTTATTAGGAGTTTTAGGACCATTTGCATTCAATAACGCGGCACAAGTATATGCGAGAGAAAATTAACAGGGTCGACGTTCATGTTTATTAATTGCATATTTGCAtacaataaaatatgtaaaaaatgtataagTAATTCGAAGACAAGTAATGGCACGTGTCGTTCACATCAACTCCGTTTGATTGCAATATGTAAAATGCTAAACCTCGTTCTTATCTGAACCATAGTTTATAGTTTTATGCACGAAATTAAACATCCTCATCCCCTCTGCATTAGTACTCCACTCAGTGTCGTCTACCTCCTTCCTTTCCAAATCACTACTATTTtgccatatatatattttaagggAAAACTACActgattctttttctgaaaaactcagactatacttaatatatatatattcactttgTTTATCGGagtaattttaactatttttttagatttaaccTTTCTTTATCCGcgggtaaaagaaaaaaaaaagcaccttttgttttttaatgaaaCAGTTTCTTGTTTAGGAGTAAAAAAAGGGGGTGAGACATGCACTTACATGCGTGAAGGGCAATAGGATTTCAGTAACAGGCAATAATATAGGCACTCGTGTTTGATTCCGCGTTTCCGTGCACATTTGATGTGAAAATTCAAAGCCATAAATACTTGTTTGGCCTTAAACGTGAAATTGACGTGATTTTCTCAGCAATTGGATGTAAAACCAAACAGGCTGTAAGTCCCTAACATAATTTAATACCTCCAGTGGTTCACTAGCTGAACTTCAAATTAGATATTGAAAGTCGATATCGACACCTAACAtaagtattaataaaaaattagagggtacaagtataaaaagtaaataaatttaattcttttttactaaaaattaaataaattaaattctatttaaacactaaaaatgtttaaatataaaGTGAAGTGAGCATATAAAAAAGTACTCATTACTATGGGCAACACAAAAAAAGGGACTAAACCAACAGTAAAAACCGTGATCTTTTACTCTGTTCTCAGTTCACACGTTAAGCGCTTTAGTGCTTCGGTTAAGAATTAGGTTGCTGAAAAAACTGCCTGTATGCAATTTGAACTAAATAAGGATAAAAGATTTActtctcaaaataaataaaaatgttaattttattatttttaaacagaaaacgcactaaaataattgtttattttattaaaataagcgtttttaatgaaataagttaaataatttcatcttataactactttcattgctttcattgGGAGTTTAGTTACTGAAAAACATTACTTGTAAGCTGAATTTAAGTGCAACGTAGATACTGATAGGTGGTGAAaggaaaaattgaaaagaagtgTGGATAGAATAATAAAGCACCGTAAACGTGAACACTTAAAAAAGGGGATGAAGATAATGTTGAGTTCCACTTTTCAGTAATACAGAGTCAGAAAGATGCGCAAGTAGTTTAATTTAAACGGAAAATACTAAAACAGAAACACTGCCACCACCGTTTCATCATGCCAAATTTCCACGGGCATCACTCATAAGgcaaagaaaaatgtttattgcatgattttaatttgtctaaaaattgaaaaaaaaagataaataattgatttaactGATAATATAATGTGACAAGAActgaggaaaaaaattaataattaggtgtttaaaattttttatttttaatgaaaaaaaccaaattagatcaaataattttataaattaaataaagaaattgaattgaattgcaAATCTGTCACTGTGAAAGTACAACCTAAATCAGAGAACTGGGTCCGGTACGTACGGTTCAACAAAACTTCCAGGTAGGACTATGtacaaaatcaaattatagTAAATCTCAAAATTCTCCAAAATAatcgaaaaaaataaaaataaaaaattcatagaGTTCATTGATATTGAGGGATTTCGATCTTGGGAATGACGAAGGGGCGAGGCTTCTTCATGACAGGGTGAGGGCTCTCAACCTCGTCTTCTCCGACCTTGGTCGAAAAATCCGGAAAAGCCGGGATGTTGAGATCGAAGTCTCGGTGGTGGCCGTGACTCACGGTGTGGGTGGACCCCACGCCTTCCGAGGCGGCGGTGACAGAGCTGTTACTGTTGTTGTTATTTCCATTACTGTTACCTTCGTAGTGACAACGTTTGTGTCCGCCGAGGGCCTGTCCGGTGGGGAAGGACTTGTGGCAGATGGAGCACTCGTGGGTCCTACCTCCGGAGGCGGTGTTGGCGGAGCTGGCGGcggaggaggtggtggtgggTTGGTCTTCGCCGCCGGAGGCAGCGAGTTTCCGGTGACTGGCCTTGTGTCCACCGAGCGCTTGGTAAGAGGGGAAGCTTTTGTTGCAAACGGAGCATTTGTAACTGAGCTTGGTGGAAGGATCTGGAGTCGGTTGCGGCGGTGGAGTGCTGACGCGGCGGGTGGTGCCGCCGCGAGCGAGCATGATGAGGCAGAGAGCGAGGTACTCTTCCTCCGAAGGGTGGTCGCGTGAACAACGCTTTGAACGTTTTCTTTTGGCCCATGGAATAGTTGGGTCGTCGAAGGGGAAAGATGGGGCGGTTGTTGTTGGTGAGTTGAGAGCTTCCAAAGCCATTTTtttggaagagagagagagagagagagagaaagagattgAAGTTGTGAGAGTGAGAATTTAGCTTGAGTTTTGGGTTGGGTTGGGTTGGGTTGATTTGAGTTTGGAGTGAGAGTGGGTGAAGGGGGTTTATAAGGACGTGAGGAAATGAGGGAAGTTGCGTGACAAGTGGTGAGCAAGTAAGCGCGGTGCGcaagctaacataaaaatataaaatttaaaaaatatttattttcttaagagaaaaaaagaaacagatAGAATACAGGTGGAGTATAGTGGAGCACGTTTTTTGGTACATATTGTGGGGGGAATGAATTTCTTGGTAGCCAAGAGTGACACTAATAACATTATGTTTTAGGTCGGTGAAAGAATGAAGTGTCAATGTGGGGACTGAGTAGGgtaattttcattcttttctttatttttgtttgagaggAGTGGAGAAGGGACTGAGAACCAGCAAACACCCAGTGAAGTCTGTCTGGAAAGGAGACTGGTTCCAAATTCAAAGATGGTAAGTCAAAATCCACAATAAAGtacaaaagagaaagaaaggttCTTCTCTTGTTGTGTGTGTTTGATCTTAGGTGGGGAGTGAACGCGGTCCAAATTACAAGAGTTCGTCTACAGCAGCCGGCAACGTCAGGGGTTCTCAACCCAATGACTTTTCCTTGTCTTGCAACTTTGAATGTGATCATGACCATGGATTCTTCCTTGTTCCTCCTTTCATTGAAGCACCCCATTTCAAATTTACAAGAGAATCAagagattaatattttttcttataatgaaTTTCCTGAAATTTCAACTCATCACTTTATCCATATATTATTTCAACTTTTATCATTAGGTCGACGCTAGTAATTGTCAGAAGAAACTAAAGTCTGAAAGTTAATCCTTATTATTAGTCTGACCCTAGAGATTATTAGAACAGATTAATGTAAACTTTATGCGAGAAtagatatataaattttgttgtcCATGATAGTCGGATGATGTTGAAGTCAcgagaaaatcaaatgatttatattaCATCAAGTCAGAtcacatgttatatatatatatatatatatatatatatatatatatatatatatatatatatatatatattctttagaAAAGATTAAACTGCTTTATGTGAAACTTGTAAccttttaaaatactaaaaaaccACAACATATTCTCATTGTTCTAAGAAACTTTCCGGAGGTTCTATAGTTTAATAGCCTTTTCGTATATAAGTCTTTCTTTTACCCAAATTCTAGATGGTAACACAATCCTTGGATCTCAAATCCAAGGACAAATGAGGTTAAGATATATTGGAACCTATAGATAGGCTAAGAACTTAAGAgagtacatttatttatttgcatagtttttatataatgtacaagaaaacattaaaaaggTTAAATGTGAGGTGCTTGCTGCCAATTACATCACGCATTAAAAAACAGGCACCGCCATGAGGCTATGCTTTGGGTTGTTCCAAGATAGGGAAGGGAGTGATTGGAAAAGGAGGAACGAACCATCCAGATCACATGGGAGAGTTTTATTATTGTGGGGTAGAATATGTGTCAGCAAAAACAAGTGGAGTAGAGTTGTAGTGGGCTATTAccactaattttaattatactttgGGCATTCATCAAAGTGGAGCGCGTTATAGCTGTTTACTAATGCAGCAGGATTCGCGTTATTGTGTGTGCCAatacaaagaaaaggaaaaataaacaaattctacatttttaaaaattaaaatgttttgctTGACTGGTTACTAATTCGAAGAATTTGAAGATTTGCTTtgcatttttccttttttctttttaaccttTCCCTTCATCAGAACAACGTACGAGATAAAACTTACTACTTGttttagttgaaattttttaaactttataattgcatttacataaaataaaatttaagatatttattcCTATCAAATACACATTTTAACAACTCAAATAATTTACTTAGGCTTCGTTCGAGGTGTTTTTCGTTTTCAGTTATgcaatatttaaaaatcaaatccagtttcagtttttaatttgtagttttaattttcttttgtttccaaTTTTAAAACACTGTTGTGAAGCAAAGGGTGGGTGGAGGGTGACTCCGTGAACGACAAACCCTTCGAcacctttgggatttctctAAAAATAAGACTACTATTTCATAATGTTTTGAATGAGTGTTTGAGAcctaataaaaatgtataatataaaatatgtattttatttcgAAGTCGCACCTATTTGTCTATGTATAGCTCCaccatatataattaaatttacatgAAAATCCTTTTTTATTCTTCCTCAAACAATAAACTAATATGttgttttcctaaaaaaaaaactaacgtgttaataatttttgttgtagCTGGGCATGATAACAAATCTAATGCTTTTTTTGCAGCGATTTTTAATCTTTGTCGATTATTTTCTTTCCACTTCGCAATAACCTTAAAACTCAAGAGCAGTAACCAAGCTACAATATAGTACTAAATCGAAACATATAACaggtaattaatttaattagacaCCCAAAAACTAGCATGTATACAGTATATTTGTTTTAAGATATATCCgaaaagtaaaataacaattcagataaaataaatataactgtTATTTAAgtcttaagaaaagaaaaagataaattaaaagatacaaAGTAACTATTTGATAATCCaccattaagcattgaaagaaaaaaaaaagtgcatcaTTCCTTCTCTCCCATTAATTAACCTGAAAAAGAGGAGAAAGGAAAAGGTGAATGAAATGACCCTGCATATAACCATGAATTCATTATTCTAGTATACAAcatcaatattatattattctttctttttacttaaaaatactATAAGCTTTTAACACTAactatataaaatacaaaaaaatataaaataaatttaaagaattaaattttatatataatacaatatattattatcatattttttattatgtattgaTGTGTATGTTGATTTAtcgaataataatttattttgtacttgATGAATCTTTATATATAAGTTTGTTTTCTAtgtgttatttttagtttattaagttatatttttctcaATATATGTCTATCtgaatacatttttttgtttgtttgggtaagagttaaatttgatattttacaataattttttatatatatattaaactatATATTGACATATGTTAGTTATAGTTTAAAAACTAAGAagatgcaaagaaaaaaaatgataaagatgCTCACACataatcaatgtaaaataaaaataaaaatatttttgtgctaAACTTGGAACTAATAATGAGAATTCACTTGTCTTCATCATTTTTGTGAATGAGTTTCCATGTGTGTTGGTGATATTTCCATGGGAGAAATGAAAAgttagaataagaaaaaaaataataaaaaaagttaatttaaaattgaaaattaataaaaaagaacaataagaaaaaaaacaactctATATACTTGTTTATATTACATCAGAGATCAGACTCAATCTAGCataaacaaataacaataaaataacaacaaaaggtAAATTTCATCAGTCACTCTACGACAATTAATTGCTTCCTTCTATTCGCACAGAGAAAAAATTGACGAAAATTTAGAGTTGACAATTACACATCAAGTTAAAGTTCCAAAGAAAGAAGGAATCAAGCCAGGAATTAAAAAGAAGGGGATGCATGCGATGGATGGAAACTGAAACCTTTAAAATGATGTGAGAAAGAGGGAAAGAGAATGGAATGAACTCGGTGAATCTATGGCCTCTCAGATGTTTCCCTTAACATCGGACCAATAAATAAGGAGGCACTGTATTCGGAGAATCTGGGTTTTGGAACGGTGAAtttcatttttacaatttgtcGTATGCGGAGATAGAAGAatggaagagaagagaaagagagaacatGAAAGTGGGAGAGTGAGAGCAGTTTAGAAACAGTTGAAttcgtattttaaaaaaacctttCTCACACCACAATTAACCGTAcaacaattaaaaatgatatataatcatccataaaaatattattaaagtgGGAGATTATGTAATTAACAAAGCACAAAAtgagattaataaaaatagagactaaagtgattacaaaaataatatcccttttatctattattataaatacattattcctttctcataaggataagaaaagtaaaaataatcaaCAAAGTAAACGAATAAAACTTCATCTtatgacaaaaataaataaaagagtttatgtaaaatttaaaataacataattaattttaacttataagaaAATGTCATACTTTGTTATTACAACCACCCAGTTTGTTTCTTCAAGAATCTCGAAATAACATCCAAACCACTATAGAGAGAAACTGTATCCAGGAACATCAGAAGTATACTATAGGACACGGAGGGGGAATAAAATCCGATTAACCAAATGGAAAACATATTACACACTTGAAtgttttgattaaattttggtTAGATCGTGTCAAACCTATACCAAAACActtgagaaattaatttttttatacatattttgacACAAATTTCAACATCAAGGTGGTTAATCATATGAAATTTTTTCACTAGTATCAGAAATTTTCACTTGttgtaaatttatttctttacaatgaataaatatattaaaaaatagaatttatctatcatgagttaaaaattaattaaaaatataaaatcacatatttattATCTGACTTTATGTATCTACTCATTCTAATTTTCCTTTATGAACAGACGGGAAAAGGCAGGGCACAAGCACAGCAGGTACCGAATTCTTCGCTGGAAAATTCCATCTTTTAGATTATAGTATCTAGAAAGTAGAAACTACAAACCATATCATTTgcagtaaagaaacaaaagaaaccaTATCATTTTAGAAAGTTACGAGAAGCGTCCAGTAGTGTTCATTTACGAATTTTTTACCccaataatacaaataaaatatatatttactcaAATCATacaaatcaattattatttatatttataatataaattattgttcaTAACCGATTTCTCAtctctcttttattatttttcttttttaccggttcctaagaaattaatttcactctatgttatttttttatttaccattgatcaaaataatactaaatacatatttaatgacTAAATTCATAAGCATAACAGATGATatttaatatcaaaataatatcCTGCACCAAAAATTTTAATGTCCACTTAATCGACACAAAATACCTATattagattataaaaaaataaaaaattatttattttatttaaaatatacttttgaaaacataagtacttttttcattcatatatactttattaatctttatttaagtttttttgttgagattataaaatataagtacaaaaataaaaaaaaaatattataattataaagtaCAAGAGATTAAGTGTCAGCTACACTTAACAAATGCTAAATTGAATAGAAATAAGCTTGAAAATCTagtcattaaatatatatttaatattagttTGATGGacgttaaataaaaaataatacgttGTGAAATTgacataaattgaaaaaaataaaataaaagaaaggtgagaaattgattTCTCACCTATTAacattaatttatcattaatttgtatcctaaattaatttatcattaatttgtaTCCTAAATGTAAATAATAGTTGACTTGTATTATTTgggtaaatatatattttatttgtattattggAGTAAAAAATTCGTTCATTTACACGTGCTCTTTCTGCCTTCGACTAGTGCTAACAATTAATCAATGACGGCATGTATATGAAACTTATGGTGAACATTAATGCTGTGTGtatattatcataaataatttttaaactgtatcaaaaagaaaatcataacaTATGAAATGagaaaacataatataaataagaaagatatacgatatataaaaaactacaaacacttttaataaaaatggaataaattaattacttaatttttttaaaaaaattaagtagcattaactatattatttttaaactataccattaaaaatggaaaaataacaatatatgaaatgtaaaaaaataacaaacgagaaaga
Proteins encoded in this window:
- the LOC114383359 gene encoding zinc finger protein ZAT10-like; the encoded protein is MALEALNSPTTTAPSFPFDDPTIPWAKRKRSKRCSRDHPSEEEYLALCLIMLARGGTTRRVSTPPPQPTPDPSTKLSYKCSVCNKSFPSYQALGGHKASHRKLAASGGEDQPTTTSSAASSANTASGGRTHECSICHKSFPTGQALGGHKRCHYEGNSNGNNNNSNSSVTAASEGVGSTHTVSHGHHRDFDLNIPAFPDFSTKVGEDEVESPHPVMKKPRPFVIPKIEIPQYQ